The Methanobacterium lacus genome includes a region encoding these proteins:
- a CDS encoding methanogenesis marker 2 protein, with translation MNLDTLVNSIKTYEGITRKNFIKGATKILDDTYNIAGRTALGFGDDASAIDIGNDKYLLMAADGMWGQLMEGNPQWAGYCSVLVNVNDIAAMGGIPMGMTNVISVNDPELCNEIMIGIKEGVKKFGVPMVGGHLHPDTPYLALDVSITGIVGKEDVITSAGAEVGDVVLVAMDLDGQQHPDFKLNWDTTTHKTAELVQAQIMAMNELGKKHLLTAGKDVSNPGIIGTLGMLLEASEVGATIELGKIPRNSTVDWEEWLKVYPGSGFVLTAKEENAEECIKILEKVNITTQVAGRIIEEKLLNLTHQGQERTVFDFNKDMIIGIKEEIL, from the coding sequence TTGAATTTAGATACTCTTGTTAATTCTATCAAAACCTACGAAGGAATCACTCGCAAAAATTTCATCAAGGGTGCAACCAAAATTTTGGATGATACCTACAACATAGCCGGCAGAACAGCCCTGGGATTTGGGGATGATGCCTCAGCAATAGACATTGGAAATGACAAATATCTTTTAATGGCTGCAGACGGAATGTGGGGACAGCTTATGGAAGGAAACCCGCAGTGGGCAGGTTACTGTTCTGTTCTTGTAAATGTAAACGACATAGCAGCAATGGGGGGCATTCCCATGGGCATGACAAATGTTATATCTGTTAATGACCCAGAACTATGCAACGAGATAATGATTGGTATTAAAGAAGGTGTTAAGAAGTTTGGAGTGCCAATGGTTGGAGGGCACCTCCATCCCGACACACCCTACCTTGCATTGGATGTTTCCATAACGGGAATAGTGGGAAAAGAAGATGTTATAACCAGTGCCGGTGCAGAGGTGGGAGACGTTGTGCTCGTGGCAATGGATCTAGATGGGCAGCAACATCCTGACTTCAAACTTAACTGGGACACCACCACACACAAAACAGCAGAACTAGTACAGGCACAGATAATGGCCATGAACGAGCTGGGAAAGAAACACCTCTTAACAGCAGGAAAGGATGTAAGTAATCCTGGAATCATTGGAACCCTCGGAATGTTACTTGAAGCTTCAGAAGTTGGAGCTACCATCGAACTTGGAAAAATTCCTAGAAACTCCACTGTAGATTGGGAAGAATGGCTCAAAGTTTATCCTGGATCTGGATTTGTTCTCACAGCAAAGGAAGAAAATGCAGAGGAATGCATAAAAATACTGGAAAAGGTTAACATCACCACCCAAGTAGCGGGCAGAATTATTGAAGAAAAGTTACTTAACTTAACACACCAAGGACAGGAAAGAACTGTCTTCGATTTCAACAAGGATATGATAATTGGAATTAAAGAGGAAATTCTCTAA
- the mmp3 gene encoding methyl-coenzyme M reductase-associated protein Mmp3, with translation MRVKVNGDEFTLPEGSNIKDAIEASGSPYLDGCVLGVIKGKEEFEKHVNKYSFKTTKGSIIIELLEDCPEILLNTWKNHYREFEGLRIRWTTTNEVSLGPVETELTPTKDEHEYLSWDVILSLSGFSADATHIIFSKEKHKSVYGAPAENNGVFARVVGGKRTIMKLTDDDVVKSVKPVLERKSIVQSAAVTKLETLISDGNEIFTYVLMEPEKKSPSSVDQFFALTERGELDVDYESESFLGFYGLQGLEKDPEYIDQRRRGTVTLRNSGKGVGRIYVYREDRVSTPTHTIVGKVTKGIQLMDIANQGDRITVKTVPERIMTLAMTQKEAGEFLESQGIKQIRNGSSDDEAVVVKQDPQFTMDIIGKSEVVTTGVPEDEMIYIELNEETPKSSWYFQKLTGLLDAPVGSLNVMFAFPGMKVMMFRGNSKESKGLVPENNPIKCVKAGEIGITNMSRRQIGVVGVRFEDNDEFGPTGEPFQGTNIIGKVVKGLENLEKFKEGETVYVARRKF, from the coding sequence ATGCGTGTAAAGGTTAATGGAGATGAATTCACACTTCCTGAAGGTTCAAATATCAAGGATGCAATTGAAGCTTCTGGATCGCCCTATTTGGATGGATGTGTACTGGGTGTAATAAAGGGAAAGGAAGAATTTGAAAAACACGTTAATAAGTATAGTTTTAAAACCACCAAGGGCAGTATAATCATAGAACTCCTGGAAGATTGTCCTGAAATTCTTCTTAACACTTGGAAGAATCATTACCGGGAATTTGAAGGATTAAGAATACGATGGACAACTACCAACGAGGTCAGTTTAGGGCCTGTTGAAACAGAACTCACACCAACTAAGGATGAACACGAGTACTTGAGTTGGGATGTTATTTTAAGTCTTTCAGGATTTTCAGCCGATGCCACTCACATAATATTCAGCAAAGAGAAACATAAAAGTGTTTACGGTGCACCTGCGGAAAACAACGGAGTTTTTGCAAGGGTTGTCGGCGGTAAAAGGACAATAATGAAACTCACAGACGACGATGTGGTGAAGTCTGTTAAGCCTGTTTTAGAAAGGAAAAGCATTGTTCAAAGTGCGGCAGTAACCAAACTAGAAACATTAATTTCAGATGGAAACGAAATATTTACCTACGTACTAATGGAACCAGAAAAAAAATCACCTAGTTCAGTTGATCAGTTTTTTGCCCTCACTGAAAGGGGAGAACTAGATGTGGATTACGAATCTGAATCATTTTTAGGTTTTTATGGATTGCAGGGTCTGGAAAAGGATCCTGAGTACATTGATCAGCGAAGAAGAGGTACAGTAACCCTCAGAAACAGTGGTAAAGGTGTTGGAAGAATATATGTTTACAGAGAGGATAGGGTATCCACACCAACCCACACAATTGTTGGTAAGGTAACCAAGGGAATTCAACTCATGGATATTGCAAACCAGGGAGATAGAATCACTGTAAAAACTGTTCCAGAGAGGATAATGACACTTGCAATGACCCAGAAGGAAGCAGGAGAATTTTTGGAATCCCAGGGAATTAAACAGATAAGGAATGGATCAAGTGATGATGAGGCAGTGGTTGTTAAGCAGGATCCTCAATTTACCATGGACATCATAGGTAAAAGCGAAGTAGTCACAACTGGTGTGCCTGAAGATGAAATGATATACATAGAACTCAACGAAGAAACTCCAAAATCTTCATGGTACTTCCAAAAACTCACAGGTTTGCTTGATGCTCCTGTTGGTTCGTTGAATGTGATGTTCGCATTCCCTGGAATGAAGGTCATGATGTTCAGGGGAAATTCAAAGGAATCCAAGGGACTCGTACCAGAAAACAACCCTATAAAATGTGTTAAAGCCGGTGAAATAGGAATAACCAACATGTCCCGTAGACAGATAGGTGTTGTGGGTGTCAGGTTTGAAGACAACGATGAATTCGGACCTACTGGAGAACCATTCCAGGGCACCAACATAATAGGAAAGGTAGTTAAGGGTCTAGAGAATCTTGAAAAGTTCAAGGAAGGTGAAACAGTTTATGTTGCAAGACGAAAGTTCTAA
- a CDS encoding methanogenesis marker 6 protein, which translates to MLQDESSKITRMIILGPSANISQTELVRKLHMMELPITIKSTCYGAVVNGEESAVDKAVEKARNLDYCNIFTKDRGFPPGDPRRCRAKRGGAREGFHQLEKEFELLGFVSEALEHPHKVSLKKPKKVPVDTFKEVVKECEK; encoded by the coding sequence ATGTTGCAAGACGAAAGTTCTAAGATCACTCGTATGATCATACTGGGGCCATCTGCAAATATAAGTCAGACGGAACTGGTTAGAAAACTCCACATGATGGAACTTCCAATAACCATCAAATCCACATGTTATGGTGCAGTAGTTAATGGAGAGGAATCTGCAGTTGACAAGGCAGTTGAAAAGGCTCGTAATCTGGATTACTGTAATATTTTTACCAAAGACAGAGGGTTTCCACCTGGTGATCCCAGAAGATGCAGGGCTAAAAGAGGAGGGGCAAGGGAAGGATTTCACCAACTTGAAAAGGAATTTGAACTTTTAGGTTTCGTGAGTGAAGCACTGGAACACCCCCACAAAGTCAGCCTTAAAAAGCCCAAAAAAGTCCCTGTAGATACATTTAAAGAAGTTGTGAAGGAGTGTGAAAAATGA
- a CDS encoding DUF2111 domain-containing protein has protein sequence MNLTNSSTGEEIVPVAMAIHELVNRLPITMRTQKFGGVRIEEGKVLETDYTGPILEKVLLEGEISNETPQDGPYKGTPVIVVPLIENNEVIAAVGVIDTTKGIYSDIMEMTRRPEQNEPDNTKGEFY, from the coding sequence ATGAACCTTACAAATTCATCCACAGGGGAAGAAATTGTGCCAGTTGCAATGGCCATACACGAACTTGTTAACAGACTTCCAATAACCATGAGGACCCAAAAATTTGGCGGAGTTAGAATAGAGGAAGGTAAAGTTTTAGAAACTGATTATACAGGGCCAATTCTTGAAAAAGTTCTGTTAGAAGGTGAAATATCCAATGAAACACCTCAAGATGGTCCTTACAAAGGAACTCCAGTTATTGTAGTTCCATTAATAGAAAATAATGAAGTTATAGCTGCAGTAGGTGTTATAGATACAACCAAAGGAATTTATAGTGATATCATGGAGATGACTAGGCGACCTGAACAAAATGAACCTGATAATACAAAGGGGGAATTTTATTAA
- a CDS encoding methanogenesis marker 5 protein yields the protein MNLIIQRGNFIKIAIFPPNSLILADLVERKGHEALVLQKEIRKRVTDVEIDSPPLNITEEEPIKGLKYAAIEVPSGVRGRMAIFGPLIEAAEAAIIMEDAPFGFGCIGCARTNELSMFYLRKRGIPLLELHYPTTKEETMEVVNKINTFLDSLEPLEDKNG from the coding sequence ATGAACCTGATAATACAAAGGGGGAATTTTATTAAAATAGCAATATTCCCGCCCAATTCCCTAATACTAGCGGATCTTGTCGAAAGAAAGGGGCATGAAGCTCTTGTTCTTCAAAAAGAGATAAGAAAAAGGGTTACTGATGTGGAAATAGATTCACCACCACTCAACATAACAGAAGAAGAACCTATTAAAGGACTTAAATATGCAGCAATTGAAGTACCATCTGGAGTAAGGGGTAGAATGGCAATATTCGGTCCTTTGATAGAAGCAGCTGAGGCTGCTATTATTATGGAAGATGCACCATTTGGTTTTGGATGTATTGGCTGTGCCAGAACCAACGAACTTTCCATGTTCTACTTAAGAAAGAGAGGAATTCCACTTTTAGAACTGCATTATCCAACCACCAAAGAAGAAACAATGGAAGTTGTAAACAAAATCAACACATTTTTAGATAGTTTAGAACCGTTGGAGGATAAAAATGGTTAA